A genome region from Arenibacter algicola includes the following:
- a CDS encoding DUF4834 family protein has translation MGFLKTILIVLLVYYLLKILAKWFAPKLFRYAAKKTEEHFKEQFEGFAGQQPQEEEQIGDVIIDKKTTKKKNSSKNVGEYIDFEEIE, from the coding sequence ATGGGTTTTTTAAAAACGATACTAATTGTACTCTTAGTATACTATTTGCTTAAAATTCTGGCGAAATGGTTTGCTCCTAAACTGTTTAGGTATGCCGCAAAAAAGACCGAGGAACATTTTAAGGAACAGTTTGAAGGTTTTGCAGGTCAGCAACCACAGGAGGAAGAGCAAATTGGCGACGTTATAATTGATAAAAAAACGACCAAGAAAAAGAACAGCTCAAAAAATGTTGGAGAATACATAGATTTTGAGGAAATTGAATAA
- a CDS encoding transporter: MKILIFGIFTIPLVAFSQYTDVINSNRPGLSVSAYAIGTNVLQAEFGIGYEQQDHTRLATESNILGADLSLRYGLLFETLELNYEGTFDNQNKTYTNTGVEIKNTDFSRNRIGLKFLVYDPFKNPEIINPIFTAGRPTMVLS; the protein is encoded by the coding sequence ATGAAAATACTAATATTTGGAATTTTCACCATTCCGTTGGTCGCTTTTTCACAGTACACCGATGTCATCAACTCTAACAGGCCTGGACTTTCCGTAAGCGCTTATGCTATAGGTACAAATGTTTTACAGGCCGAATTTGGCATTGGCTATGAACAACAGGACCACACTAGGTTAGCTACCGAATCCAATATTTTAGGAGCTGATCTGTCATTGCGTTACGGCCTTCTTTTCGAAACCTTGGAACTGAATTATGAAGGCACTTTCGACAATCAAAATAAAACATATACCAACACAGGGGTAGAAATTAAGAACACCGATTTTTCCAGAAACAGAATAGGTTTAAAATTTTTAGTCTACGATCCTTTTAAGAATCCCGAAATAATAAACCCAATCTTTACAGCTGGAAGGCCAACTATGGTTTTAAGCTAA
- a CDS encoding transporter, translating to MPAVSVYAGANFVLGDNPFYRGDPTVSPRVMVATQSRLTPRFVLISNIAYDRLGSDFPEWNYTVSLSHAFRDPKWSVFVENQGIKSDRYSDALLRGGVAHLLGENMQVDMNLGASFKNTPSRIFATMGFSYRVDMHRDKVKAIEDQKAGENGGPINKNAMKKKKKEKIKVPVQRISIWGLPKNNYGN from the coding sequence ATCCCTGCAGTATCGGTCTACGCAGGTGCCAATTTTGTATTGGGCGACAATCCCTTTTACCGTGGCGACCCCACAGTCTCCCCGAGGGTAATGGTTGCTACCCAAAGCAGGCTTACTCCCCGATTTGTACTTATTTCCAATATTGCATATGACAGATTGGGCTCTGATTTCCCGGAATGGAACTACACGGTATCCTTATCCCATGCCTTTAGAGATCCCAAATGGAGTGTCTTTGTGGAAAACCAAGGAATAAAAAGTGATCGGTACTCGGACGCGCTCCTTAGAGGTGGCGTAGCACATTTATTGGGTGAAAATATGCAGGTGGATATGAACTTGGGCGCCAGTTTTAAAAATACGCCCAGCAGGATCTTTGCCACAATGGGATTCTCCTATAGGGTAGATATGCACAGGGACAAGGTGAAGGCCATTGAAGATCAAAAGGCGGGAGAAAATGGCGGCCCCATCAACAAGAACGCCATGAAGAAAAAGAAAAAGGAAAAAATAAAGGTACCGGTGCAGAGGATATCGATTTGGGGCCTACCAAAAAACAACTACGGAAACTAA